A region of the Egicoccus sp. AB-alg2 genome:
CGTGCTGCGGCGGATGAGCTACATCGGCCACGGGCTGGCACACGCCGTGCTCGGGGGCGTCGCCGTCGCGGTGGCGCTGGACGTCGACCTGTACCTCGGCGCGCTGGCGGCGACGCTGCTGTCGGCCCTGCTCATCGACCGCGTGTCGCGCCGGCGGGGCCTGCACGCGGACGCGTCGATCGGCATCGTCACCACCGCGATCTTCGCGCTGGGCATCCTGGTCGTGTCGGTCGTGCCGGTCCGTGTGAACCTCGAGGCACTGCTGTTCGGCAACATCCTCGGCGTCGCCGCGCAGGACCTCGCCGTCGCCGGCGGCATCGGGGTGCTGCTCGCGGGCGCGCTGTTCCTCGGCTGGAAGACGCTGGTGGCCGTGACGTTCGACCCGCAGGTCAGTCGCGTCCACGGCGTCCGGACGACCTGGGTGGAGCTCGGCTTCAACCTCCTCACGGCCGCGGTCGTGGTCGCCAGCGTGCGTGTGCTCGGCGTGCTGCTGATCGCGGCCGCCGTCGTGATCCCCGGGGCGCTGGCCCGGCTGGTGTCGCGTTCGATCGGCACCATGCTCGCAATCGCGGTCGGCGTGGGCGTCGCCGCCGCGATCGCGGGTCTGTACGTCTCGTTCCACGCCAACGTCGCGTCGGGCCCGTCGATCGTGTTGACGGGGGCGCTCGCGTTCGGCGTCGCGTACGCCGCGACGAGTGCGACCGCCCGACTGCGGACCCGCCGGGCGCGGGTTGCCGCCCGTGGCACGGCCCAGTAGCTTCTGTTGCGAATGATTCGCAACAAAGGACGTGGGGTATGCGGCAGCGCCGCCTGTGGCCGGGCGTGACGATCGGGGCAGCGCTGGCACTCCTCGTCGTGGCCTGCGGCGGGCCGGGCGCCGACGCACCGGATGGCGCCGCCCCGTCGCCCGGCACGGGGGCCGACG
Encoded here:
- a CDS encoding metal ABC transporter permease, encoding MDVLTEPFAYAFFTRAAVAGVLVGALCGALSIFVVLRRMSYIGHGLAHAVLGGVAVAVALDVDLYLGALAATLLSALLIDRVSRRRGLHADASIGIVTTAIFALGILVVSVVPVRVNLEALLFGNILGVAAQDLAVAGGIGVLLAGALFLGWKTLVAVTFDPQVSRVHGVRTTWVELGFNLLTAAVVVASVRVLGVLLIAAAVVIPGALARLVSRSIGTMLAIAVGVGVAAAIAGLYVSFHANVASGPSIVLTGALAFGVAYAATSATARLRTRRARVAARGTAQ